In Sporosarcina sp. PTS2304, a genomic segment contains:
- a CDS encoding SCO family protein, translated as MHKKLFILLTLVFVLVLSACGGGFKPDHKYKVNSFEFTNQDNEKVSDEDLEGSVWLAQFVFTKCTTACPPMMSNMVRLQEELIDNKVEDYKIVSFSVDPDVDTPEELKNYLGLFSAPDESKWEMLTGYDMKTIEKLGASSFKQIVKQIPNTDQVLHGISFGLVNQHNEVVKLYDGKDNVPYDTIVKDMKALIKEGN; from the coding sequence ATGCATAAAAAGCTATTCATTCTATTGACTCTCGTTTTCGTGCTCGTGTTAAGTGCATGTGGCGGAGGGTTCAAGCCAGATCATAAGTATAAAGTGAATTCATTTGAGTTCACAAACCAAGACAATGAAAAAGTGTCAGATGAAGATTTAGAAGGTTCTGTTTGGCTAGCGCAATTCGTCTTCACGAAATGTACAACGGCTTGTCCGCCGATGATGAGCAATATGGTGCGTTTACAGGAAGAGCTAATCGATAATAAGGTCGAGGATTATAAAATTGTTTCGTTTAGCGTCGATCCTGATGTAGATACACCGGAAGAATTGAAAAACTATCTTGGCTTATTCAGCGCACCAGACGAAAGTAAGTGGGAAATGTTGACAGGATACGACATGAAAACTATCGAAAAGTTGGGCGCTTCTTCTTTCAAGCAAATCGTCAAACAAATTCCGAATACCGATCAAGTATTGCACGGCATCTCATTCGGTCTTGTGAACCAACATAATGAGGTCGTCAAACTCTATGATGGGAAAGATAATGTGCCTTATGATACAATCGTAAAAGACATGAAAGCTTTGATAAAAGAAGGCAACTAA
- a CDS encoding cysteine hydrolase family protein, with protein sequence MKKALLVIDYTVDFVALDGALTCGPPGVELEEYIVDLTASYIEQQLPVFVINDLHEKDDAYHPETALFPPHNIRDTAGRKLFGKLQELYDVYSEDMIWMDKTRYSAFAGTNLDIQLRARGIREIHLMGVCTDICILHTAVDAYNLGYTIFVHEGGVASFNPIGHDWALAHFTNTLGATVV encoded by the coding sequence ATGAAAAAAGCTTTATTGGTCATCGATTATACAGTAGATTTTGTGGCATTAGATGGTGCGTTAACTTGCGGGCCACCCGGAGTAGAATTAGAAGAGTACATCGTGGACTTAACCGCCAGCTACATCGAACAACAATTGCCCGTCTTCGTCATCAATGATTTACATGAAAAGGATGACGCTTATCATCCCGAAACGGCCCTCTTCCCTCCCCATAATATTCGGGATACTGCTGGTAGGAAACTTTTCGGCAAATTACAGGAGTTGTATGATGTTTATTCAGAAGACATGATTTGGATGGATAAAACCCGATACAGTGCGTTTGCAGGAACAAATTTGGACATTCAATTACGCGCACGAGGGATTCGGGAAATTCATCTGATGGGCGTGTGTACGGATATTTGTATTTTACATACAGCAGTCGATGCCTATAATCTCGGCTATACGATTTTTGTGCATGAAGGCGGAGTAGCTAGTTTTAATCCGATTGGTCATGACTGGGCGTTGGCGCATTTTACGAATACATTAGGAGCTACTGTCGTCTAA
- a CDS encoding GlsB/YeaQ/YmgE family stress response membrane protein, with protein MSFIWFLIIGGVIGWLAGLIVGRDIPGGIIGNIIAGIIGAWVGGALLGEWGPQISSFYFVPALIGAVVLVFVVSLIMKSMRRAS; from the coding sequence ATGAGCTTTATTTGGTTCTTAATTATCGGAGGAGTTATTGGTTGGTTAGCCGGACTTATTGTTGGAAGAGATATTCCAGGCGGTATTATCGGTAACATTATTGCAGGTATTATCGGTGCATGGGTCGGTGGTGCATTGCTTGGAGAATGGGGTCCACAGATTTCAAGCTTCTACTTTGTACCCGCGTTGATCGGTGCAGTCGTACTCGTATTTGTTGTGAGCCTAATCATGAAAAGTATGCGTCGTGCATCATAA
- a CDS encoding lytic transglycosylase domain-containing protein, with the protein MARKKRRLRRSIRVMIAFLVLLIPVAVTLFTISAILFVSFEKKNVNDQSASALFTIHDRQTGATVPKEYIPIYIAAAEEYGIPWTLLAAHHRIETRFSTMKRDVSPVGAEGPMQFMPCTFVGWNYPGCKELGKGEIPKRDKTNPAVIAKYGGYGVDANGDGIADPFDMEDAIYSAANYLSDSGAADGNIEKAIFAYNHSEKYVEDVLWYFHEFEEQRKQSERQAKK; encoded by the coding sequence ATGGCGAGAAAGAAAAGAAGATTGCGCCGATCCATTCGCGTAATGATCGCTTTCTTGGTTTTATTGATTCCGGTTGCCGTCACGCTCTTCACCATTTCTGCCATTCTATTTGTGAGTTTTGAAAAAAAGAACGTCAACGATCAATCTGCTTCTGCTCTATTTACTATCCATGACCGCCAAACAGGAGCAACGGTACCGAAGGAGTATATTCCGATCTATATCGCAGCAGCTGAAGAGTATGGAATTCCGTGGACGTTGCTGGCGGCCCATCACCGAATTGAAACGCGGTTTTCGACAATGAAAAGGGACGTTTCTCCAGTAGGTGCAGAAGGTCCGATGCAGTTCATGCCGTGTACGTTCGTTGGCTGGAATTATCCGGGTTGTAAAGAACTCGGCAAAGGAGAAATTCCGAAGCGGGACAAAACCAATCCAGCAGTCATTGCAAAATATGGTGGCTATGGTGTAGATGCGAACGGAGACGGCATTGCTGACCCATTCGACATGGAAGACGCTATTTACAGTGCAGCGAATTATTTGTCTGATAGCGGGGCGGCGGACGGCAATATAGAAAAGGCTATTTTTGCATACAATCACAGTGAAAAGTATGTAGAAGACGTTCTGTGGTATTTTCACGAATTTGAAGAACAACGCAAACAATCAGAAAGACAAGCTAAAAAGTAA